The following coding sequences lie in one Rutidosis leptorrhynchoides isolate AG116_Rl617_1_P2 chromosome 6, CSIRO_AGI_Rlap_v1, whole genome shotgun sequence genomic window:
- the LOC139854144 gene encoding uncharacterized protein: MWIWHHPIYIRSVEGFTAMKDEALHDLIARFRHLLSELEAHEIIFEQYEIVECLADALPERFDPYIAILRTNNSLERYTLNQLISQDHALYKGGTSTKSSGHALLQIAFVSNSRGSDEPQYVYKSSSSSHNAGSTYGFFPSETTTPVLKTENFKHRTLEVAEEDMEMVALVVNSYDALIAGSLRNCHLTAKDNDRIDKDEMEMMDIIYGKCLISSCLESGFDNICYTRCDVRDEKQVEAAVNHTITKYGPLDVLFSNAGIMGPMTTLLDMDLGAFDNTMAVNVHGMVATIKHAARAMVAKGTRGSIICTASVAGSIGGTGPYAYTTSKHAILGLMRAACGELGAYGIRVNCVSPFAMATPLTCDAYNIDASLVEALCCEAGNLKGVVLKASHVADAALFLASDESVYVSGHNLRIDGGFTVVSNMNSTKPN, from the exons atgtggatatggcatcATCCGATCTATATCCGATCTGTTGAAGGATTTACTGCAATGAAGGATGAGGCACTTCATGACTTGATTGCACGTTTTCGCCATCTTTTGTCAGAATTAGAAGCTCATGAAATCATTTTTGAGCAATATGAGATTGTGGAATGTTTGGCTGATGCACTTCCCGAACGTTTTGACCCATATATTGCGATACTCAGAACCAACAATTCTCTTGAACGATATACCTTGAATCAGTTG ATTAGTCAGGATCATGCTCTATACAAGGGTGGTACTTCAACTAAATCATCCGGTCATGCTCTATTACAAATAGCTTTTGTTTCAAACTCGAGAGGTAGTGATGAGCCACAATACGTGTATAAGTCAAGTAGTTCATCTCACAATGCGGGCTCTACTTATGGGTTTTTTCCTTCTGAGACTACCACACCTGTGTTGAAGACAGAGAACTTCAAACATAGAACTTTGGAAGTAGCCGAGGAAGACATGGAAATGGTAGCTTTGGTTGTCAACTCCTATGATGCATTGATTGCTGGTAGTCTAAGAAATTGTCATCTCACAGCTAAGGACAACGATCGGATTGACAAGGATGAGATGGAGATGATGGACATAATATATGGCAAGTGCT tgATCTCATCATGCCTAGAATCAGGTTTCGATAATATTTGCTACACTCGTTGTGACGTTAGGGACGAGAAGCAAGTAGAAGCCGCAGTCAACCACACAATCACCAAATACGGACCACTGGATGTTCTTTTTAGTAATGCTGGGATCATGGGCCCAATGACAACCTTACTAGACATGGACCTTGGTGCGTTCGATAACACCATGGCTGTAAATGTCCATGGGATGGTTGCAACCATCAAACACGCGGCTCGAGCCATGGTTGCTAAAGGAACACGCGGATCAATTATTTGTACAGCTAGTGTGGCTGGATCTATTGGTGGAACCGGGCCCTATGCTTATACTACCTCCAAACATGCTATTCTTGGGTTGATGAGGGCTGCTTGTGGTGAGCTAGGCGCTTATGGAATTAGAGTCAACTGTGTTTCTCCGTTTGCTATGGCGACCCCATTGACATGCGATGCGTATAACATTGATGCGAGCCTGGTCGAAGCGCTCTGTTGTGAGGCAGGGAATTTAAAAGGTGTAGTGTTGAAGGCTAGTCATGTTGCGGATGCAGCGTTGTTTTTAGCTTCTGATGAATCGGTTTATGTGAGCGGACATAATTTACGCATCGATGGTGGATTTACTGTTGTGAGCAATATGAACTCGACTAAGCCGAACTAA